CCGTTCGGGTGGGCCTTTGCGATGCCGTTGACGAAGGGCCACATGTGGCCCAGGCGCCCGGAGGCGAACTTGATGCCCAGTTCGGGCTCGATTTCCGGGTGGCCGTAGAGGCCGGCGCCCGCCGCGCGGTACTGCAGGAGCTTCTCGAAGGGCATCTCGCCGTTGAACGCGCTCATGGCGTACTGGATGGCGACGCGGTGGCCCCCTTCATCGAAATACACGGGATATACGCGGTCGCTGCCCTTCATGAAGCTGTCCGCGATGATGACCTCGGGCACGATGCTGTAGGCGCCGCCGGTATGGCCGCCAAAGCCGCGCACGCCGGCCACGGCGGTGAAGAACACGATCGTATCGCGGACGATGTCGATATTGGTTTGGATCTGGGCCTTCTGATCCGCCGTCAGGGGCGCATTTTGAAACGGGTCGATGGGCACCGGCTTGTAGTTGCTGGTGTCGATGGGAAAAGACATGGTAGCTCCTTCTCGTTTCGTGCCGGCGCCCGGCAGGCGCCCGGATGGGTTCATTGTGGTACGGCGCCCCGCACGGCGGTCGACCGGCGAGGGCGGGAAGCACACCCGCCCGCAAACCGGCGCGCATGGAAAGCCTGTACGCTCAGGCCTCGCGCTTGGGGGAGCCAAAAGTATAGCAGAGCCCCCCGTGGAAACACTATCGGCGGAGACGCGGCGAGCGGCGCAACAAAAAAAGGGGCGCGCCCGAAGGCGCGCCCCTGGGGGGTACGTTGAAATTACAGCCGCTCGGCAATCTGCACCGCGTTCAGGGCCGCGCCCTTGAGCAGGTTGTCGGAGACGATCCAGAGGTCGATGGCGGAGGGGTGCGAGATGTCCTCGCGGATCCGCCCGACGTAGGTGTCGAACTTGCCGGCGGCGTCGAGCGCAGTGGGGAAGAGATCGTGGGCCGGATCGTCCATAACGATAATGTTCTCCGCTTTTTCCAGGAGATCGCGGACCTGGGCGGCGGTGAGCTTCGTGGCGGTTTCCACGTTCACCGATTCGCTGTGGCCCGTGTGCACCGGCACGCGGACGGTCGTCGCCGTGACCATGATCGACGGGTCGCCCATGATCTTCTTGGTCTCGTTGACCATCTTCATCTCTTCGGAGCTGTAGCCGTTGTCGCCGAAGGCGTTCTTGTGCGGGATCTGGGGGATCACGTTGAAGGCGATGGGCTTGGGGAAGACCGAGCAGGCGGGCGTTTCGCCGTTTATGACGGAACGCACCTGGGCGTCCAGTTCGTTCAGCGCGGCGCTGCCGGCGCCGGAGACGGCCTGGTAGGTCGAAACCACGACGCGCCGGATCTTCGCGGCCGCGTGAATGGGCTGGAGCACCTGCACCATCTGGATGGTCGAGCAGTTGGGGTTGGCGATGATGCCCTTGTGCTTCTGGATGTCTCCGGGGTTTACCTCCGGCACCACAAGCGGCACTTCGGGGTCCATGCGCCAGGCGCTCGAATTATCCACGACCACACAGCCGTCTTTCGCGGCGAAGGGCGCGAAGTGCTTGCTCGTGCCGCCGCCCGCGCTGAACAGGGCCACGTCAACGCCCTTGAACGAGTCTTCCGTCAACTCCTCCACCGGCAGTTCCTCGCCCTTGAAGGTGAGCGTCTTGCCCGCCGATCGGGCCGAGGCCAGTAGCTTGATCGAGGCGATGGGGAAGTCGCGTTCTTCGAGGACCCGCAGCATCTGCTGGCCCACCACGCCGGTGGCGCCCGCGACGGCTACATGCTTGGAACTCATGGGTAAATACCCTCCTTTGGGAACTGGGGTTTATGCATACCGGGGCCGGAATCGGGTGTTCCGGAGAATGGGGAGACAGCGTTGCGCCCGGTAGCGATTCGCTGGGCAAACTGGGGTAGTATAGCACACTGCGGGCTTCGAACGAAAACGCCGCGCGCCCGGGCAAGCGCCGCCGCCCCGCCTTGCCCGCTCAGGAACAGGGCGATATACTGGTTTTTTATGCGAACACCAACCGCGAGGGCCCCCATGAAAACGTTGTTACACCTATCCCTGAGCATTGTCGCCGTTGCGGCCGGCGCTTCCCGGGCCGCCGAAGTCGTCGAGACGCTCCCGGTGGACCGGGTCTGGTCGGGCCATCCCGTTGGCTTCGCCCTCCTGACCCATGCGCCCCACCAATTCGTGGCGTATTACAACGCCGACCGCCAGATGGTCGTCGCCTCGCGCACGCTGGGCGAAACGGGCTGGAACCGCGTCCCGCTGCCGGAGAAGGTGGTCTGGGACAGCCACAACTACATCACGATGGCGCTGGATGATCGGAACCACCTGCACCTGTCCGGGAATCTCCACGTGAACCCGCTGGTCTACTTCAAGACCGGCGCGCCGCTCGACCTCGCGACCTTCGCGCGGGTCGAAAAGCTGGTGGGCGAGGACGAGGGCCGCATGACCTATCCCCGCTTCTTCCGGGGACCGGCCGGCGAGTTTATCTACACCTACCGCGACGGCAGCAGCGGTTCCGGCAACCAGATCTACAACCGGTACGACGCGGAAACCGGCGCGTGGTCGCGGCTGCTGGATCGTCCCCTGACCGACGGCCGCAGCGAGATGAACGCCTATCTCGACGGCCCGCACCGGGGGCCGGACGGGTACTTTCACCTCGTCTGGGTGTGGCGGAACACCCCCGACTGCGAAACGAACCACGACGTGTCGTACATGCGCAGCCGCGACCTGATCGGCTGGGAAACCGCCGGCGGCGAGGCGCTGGAATTGCCGGTCACCCCGGACGCCTCCGCGACCGTGGTCGATCCCGTCCCGCCGGGCGGCGGCGTGATCAATGGCAACGCGAAGCTGGGTTTCGACCTGGACGGGCGGCCGGTGGTGACCTACCACAAGTACGACGGCGACGGATACTCCCAGGTATTCAATGCGCGCTGGGAGGACGGGAAGTGGGCCATTGCGGCGGCCTCCCGCTGGGATACGCGCTGGGAATTCAGCGGGCGCGGCAGCATCCCCTTTGACGTGCGGGTCCAGCCCGTCAAGCGGGACGGGGACGGGCTCTACCAGGAATGGAGCCACTGGCAGCTCGGGCGCGAGCGGTGGCGCATCGACCCGGAGACGCTCCGGGCCACCGAACAGCTCCCCCTGCCGCCGAGCAACACGCCACCCGGGTTCGGCACGATCCAGGGCGAATTCCCCGGGCTACAGGTGCGCACCGCCACCGATCTCGGGAGAAGCCCGGAGCCGGGCACGCGCTACCTCCTCCGCTGGGAGACCCTCGGCCCCAACCGCGACCGGCCCCGCGAACCGCCGCTGCCGGAACCATCGGAGCTGGTGCTGTACAAGATCCAGGGGTGACGCGGGGGGCGCGACTTCCGCCGGCGCGTGTGCTACCCTGAGGGCGACGGGCACTTCGTGACATGGAGGCAGCACGATGGGTAAAGTTCTGCAATGGTCGGTCGCAATCCTGGTTTCGATCACCCTGCTCGCAATCATCGGCATGCAAATGCTCGCGCGGCACACCGCCCACTCCCGGGACCAGTCGGTCGGGGCGCTTCGCGAGAAACTGGCGCAGTTCGAGGACGCGCCGCCGCGGGACGGGGGCAATGCGTCGAGTGAATCCCCGCGATCCGGTACGGATAGCGCGGCGCCCATTTCCACGCCCGACATTGAGGCGCTGCGGGCCGGGTGGCAAGCACTGGCGGTCGAGGCCGATGCGATGCTCGAGCCCTGCGAACTACCGGAGGGGATATGGGTCTCGGTCGTCGGCGCCGCGCGCCACGTCGAGGATGGCGCCCTGAGCGCAGTTGAGCGCGAGCGCCTCCTCGCCTTTCAGGCATGCCGTCAACCCTATATCGACGAGGTGATGGCGCTCGTCCGGTGCGGGGTCGATATGGACACGGTGTTCGATATGCCCTATCTGTTGAAGCGCCTATCGGCCTTTGACGGCCCCGGACGGGCATCCTGGGTGTTACAACGGCGCCTCTGGATCAGCGCCGCGCTCGAGGACCATGGCGCGGTGCTCGATGCATTTTACGGGCTCGTCTATCTCAACGGTTTTCGATTCCGTGGGCTGCCCGGTTATTGGAGTATCGGGGACTACTCAAACTGGGAACTTCTCCGCCCGGCCATTGAAAGCGAGCTGGCCAGCGGGCCGCGCGGCGACGCCCTGTTCGACCTGCTGAGCCACCACCGGAATCCGGGCTTCTTTCGGGCCCAGGTACGGCTCCGCGCGGCGGAAATCATTGAAAGCTACGAAACCTGGAATCAGCGACCGATGGGTTTCGCGTTTCGGGAGGCGCCCGTGGCGTATTTCCGGAACTGGGCCTATCCCCGCCTGACGCCGGCCCTGTTCAATCACGATCTCGATCGGTTCAGCCGCGCGACCGCGGAGCTATTGGATCTGGTGGCGTTGCCCTACGCCGAGGCCGAGCCCCGGCTGGCGTCGTTTTACGAGAAGTTCGACGTGGAGCCAAATGTCTCCAATATTAAGGTCATGCGAAGCAATTCGGGCTGGTACTTCGTCGTCCAGCTCAGCCGCCACGACCTGCCGAACCAACCCGACCGGTGGGCTTCGATGGACATCATCCGCCTGGCGATGCTGCTTGAGCGCCACAAGCGCGCGGATGGCGCCTATCCCGATTCCCTGGAGGTGTTCGCGGGCGAATTCGGTGGCGCCGTGCCCCGAAATCCCTATCTGGATGCGCCGTATGTGTATGAGCTGGCTGACGACGCCTACCAACTCGGATACACCCGCGAGCTCGGGTACGAGCGAGAGTACGTTCGCGACGCGGACCCGCTTGTCATCACGCACTACTGGCATGACCCGTATGGACTCGCCTCGGATATGGACCCATACGGCGAGCCCGAAGATGGGGAAATCGAATAGCCGGCATCCCGGTCCGACGAAACA
This is a stretch of genomic DNA from Candidatus Hydrogenedentota bacterium. It encodes these proteins:
- a CDS encoding aspartate-semialdehyde dehydrogenase; the encoded protein is MSSKHVAVAGATGVVGQQMLRVLEERDFPIASIKLLASARSAGKTLTFKGEELPVEELTEDSFKGVDVALFSAGGGTSKHFAPFAAKDGCVVVDNSSAWRMDPEVPLVVPEVNPGDIQKHKGIIANPNCSTIQMVQVLQPIHAAAKIRRVVVSTYQAVSGAGSAALNELDAQVRSVINGETPACSVFPKPIAFNVIPQIPHKNAFGDNGYSSEEMKMVNETKKIMGDPSIMVTATTVRVPVHTGHSESVNVETATKLTAAQVRDLLEKAENIIVMDDPAHDLFPTALDAAGKFDTYVGRIREDISHPSAIDLWIVSDNLLKGAALNAVQIAERL
- a CDS encoding BNR repeat-containing protein — protein: MKTLLHLSLSIVAVAAGASRAAEVVETLPVDRVWSGHPVGFALLTHAPHQFVAYYNADRQMVVASRTLGETGWNRVPLPEKVVWDSHNYITMALDDRNHLHLSGNLHVNPLVYFKTGAPLDLATFARVEKLVGEDEGRMTYPRFFRGPAGEFIYTYRDGSSGSGNQIYNRYDAETGAWSRLLDRPLTDGRSEMNAYLDGPHRGPDGYFHLVWVWRNTPDCETNHDVSYMRSRDLIGWETAGGEALELPVTPDASATVVDPVPPGGGVINGNAKLGFDLDGRPVVTYHKYDGDGYSQVFNARWEDGKWAIAAASRWDTRWEFSGRGSIPFDVRVQPVKRDGDGLYQEWSHWQLGRERWRIDPETLRATEQLPLPPSNTPPGFGTIQGEFPGLQVRTATDLGRSPEPGTRYLLRWETLGPNRDRPREPPLPEPSELVLYKIQG